A region from the Euleptes europaea isolate rEulEur1 chromosome 13, rEulEur1.hap1, whole genome shotgun sequence genome encodes:
- the ASB12 gene encoding ankyrin repeat and SOCS box protein 12 — MMKVILKRQLKMSLLDITKIFSMLQPREDQEGDGERQELNLAVSQDNYQLLDQLLCQERYKRFINSRSGWGVPGTPLRLAACKGHTRCLKVLLSHGAEVDSLDVKAQTPLFTAVSNGHLDCVRALLDAGANPCGSIHNNCTPLLTAARDGDADILQELLEHGADINVKARVPDWAANSASCSGPLYLSAVYRHLECFKMLLLYGANPDYNCTDRRMLARIKKPATLLEICLRHGCGPEFVKLLIDFGANVYLPDITLDKISANSEVADLLARERAHPKSLMSQCRLSVRKFLKLANQPHAVNQLDIPAVLLNYLKHQS; from the exons ATGATGAAAGTCATCCTCAAGAGACAACTCAAGATGAGCCTGCTGGATATCACCAAGATTTTCTCCATGCTCCAGCCTAGGGAAGATCAAGAAGGGGATGGAGAAAGACAGGAGCTGAACCTGGCGGTGTCCCAGGATAACTACCAACTTCTGGACCAACTATTGTGCCAAGAAAGATACAAGAGATTTATCAACAGTCGGAGCGGGTGGGGGGTGCCCGGGACACCACTCCGCTTGGCAGCCTGCAAGGGCCACACGAGATGCCTCAAGGTTCTTCTGTCCCATGGCGCTGAGGTGGACAGCCTGGACGTGAAGGCCCAGACCCCACTGTTCACTGCGGTCAGCAATGGCCACCTTGACTGCGTGAGGGCCCTCTTGGACGCAGGAGCCAACCCTTGTGGGAGCATCCACAACAACTGTACCCCCCTGCTGACTGCCGCGAGAGACGGAGACGCCGACATCCTTCAGGAACTCTTGGAGCATGGGGCTGACATCAACGTCAAAGCCAGAGTTCCAGACTGGGCGGCCAACTCGGCCTCCTGTTCTGGCCCTTTGTACCTGTCAGCGGTCTACAGACACCTGGAGTGCTTCAAGATGCTTCTCCTCTACGGGGCCAATCCAGACTACAACTGCACTGATCGGAGAATGCTTGCTCGAATCAAGAAGCCGGCTACACTGCTGGAAATCTGCCTGAGGCACGGCTGCGGGCCTGAATTTGTCAAACTCCTGATAGATTTTGGAGCCAATGTGTACTTACCAGATATCACACTCGATAAGATCTCTGCAAATTCTGAAGTGGCGGATCTGCTGGCCAGGGAAAGAG CTCACCCCAAGTCCTTGATGTCTCAGTGCAGGCTGTCTGTCAGGAAGTTCCTCAAACTGGCCAACCAGCCACATGCTGTCAATCAACTGGACATCCCAGCTGTGTTGCTGAACTACCTCAAACATCAATCCTAA